In the genome of Myxococcus stipitatus, one region contains:
- the ftsE gene encoding cell division ATP-binding protein FtsE codes for MIQFFHVYKAYPGDPPVLSDINLSVEKGEFVFLTGPSGAGKTTLLKLIFCAEKATKGQILVGGRNIARIRESAVPYLRRNIGVVFQDFKLLPHRTVEDNVSFTLDVLGVPRAEARDKVRRMLKLVGLEHKADSFPLRLSGGEQQRVVIARALVNDPTILLADEPTGNLDPALTVEIMDLLTQVNIRGTTVIVATHDATLLSRYQKRTVRLERGQIVSDEDGVKAARRMVV; via the coding sequence ATGATTCAATTCTTCCACGTCTACAAGGCGTATCCCGGCGATCCGCCGGTCCTCTCGGACATCAACCTCAGCGTGGAGAAGGGCGAGTTCGTCTTCCTCACGGGCCCGTCCGGCGCCGGGAAGACGACGCTGCTCAAGCTCATCTTCTGCGCGGAGAAGGCCACCAAGGGGCAGATTCTGGTGGGGGGCCGCAACATCGCCCGCATCCGCGAGTCCGCCGTGCCGTACCTGCGGCGCAACATCGGGGTGGTGTTCCAGGACTTCAAGCTGCTCCCGCACCGGACGGTGGAGGACAACGTGTCCTTCACGCTGGACGTGCTGGGCGTGCCTCGCGCGGAGGCTCGCGACAAGGTGCGGCGGATGCTGAAGCTGGTGGGCCTGGAGCACAAGGCGGACTCGTTCCCGCTGCGGCTCTCGGGTGGAGAGCAGCAGCGCGTGGTGATTGCGCGCGCGCTCGTCAACGACCCGACCATCCTGCTCGCGGACGAGCCCACGGGAAACCTGGACCCGGCGCTCACCGTCGAAATCATGGACCTGCTCACCCAGGTGAACATCCGAGGCACCACCGTGATTGTGGCCACGCACGACGCCACGCTGCTGTCGCGCTACCAGAAGCGCACGGTGCGCCTGGAGCGCGGGCAGATTGTCTCGGACGAGGACGGCGTCAAGGCGGCGCGGCGGATGGTGGTATGA
- a CDS encoding ABC transporter permease — translation MSALAKTRYFWRSAAVGLKHSPFVHFIAVTTIAIALFAAGLARSGARMLDNLLASLGGEVEVTVYLAPELGQDEAHGVRTRVEALSRGQVSLVPPEAALERLRTELGDLGEALSELPENPLPAALELRVPPEERNPEALKALAQELRALPGVSGVDYGEQAVERLTAIARALRFGALVAFIVVLGATVIIVAATLQLAIYARREEIEIQKLVGATDRFVKAPFLLEGLLQGLLGAGVALLGLWAFGRLVGPTLGSLFAFLLGPGVAAPWVEPRLALELVSAGCGLGLGGSFVAVGRFLRV, via the coding sequence ATGAGCGCGCTGGCGAAGACGCGGTACTTCTGGCGCTCAGCGGCGGTGGGGCTCAAGCACTCGCCCTTCGTGCACTTCATCGCGGTGACGACCATCGCCATTGCCTTGTTCGCCGCGGGCCTCGCGCGCAGCGGCGCCCGGATGCTGGACAACCTGCTCGCGTCCCTGGGGGGCGAGGTGGAGGTGACGGTGTACCTGGCGCCGGAGCTGGGCCAGGACGAGGCGCATGGCGTGCGCACCCGCGTCGAGGCCCTCAGTCGAGGTCAGGTGTCGCTGGTGCCTCCCGAGGCCGCGCTGGAGCGGCTGCGCACGGAGCTGGGTGACCTGGGCGAGGCGCTGTCGGAGCTGCCGGAGAACCCGCTGCCCGCGGCGCTGGAGCTGCGCGTTCCTCCGGAGGAGCGCAACCCCGAGGCCCTCAAGGCGCTGGCCCAGGAGCTGCGCGCGCTGCCCGGAGTGTCCGGCGTGGACTACGGGGAGCAGGCCGTGGAGCGACTGACGGCGATTGCCCGCGCGCTGCGCTTCGGGGCGCTGGTGGCCTTCATCGTGGTGCTGGGCGCCACCGTCATCATCGTCGCGGCCACGCTCCAGCTCGCCATCTATGCGCGGCGCGAGGAGATTGAAATCCAGAAGCTGGTGGGCGCCACGGACCGCTTCGTCAAGGCGCCCTTCCTGCTCGAGGGACTGCTGCAGGGGCTCCTGGGCGCGGGCGTGGCGCTGTTGGGGCTGTGGGCCTTCGGCCGACTGGTGGGGCCCACGCTGGGCTCGCTGTTCGCGTTCCTCCTGGGGCCGGGTGTGGCGGCGCCGTGGGTGGAGCCTCGGCTGGCGTTGGAGCTGGTGAGCGCGGGCTGTGGCCTGGGCCTGGGCGGCAGCTTCGTCGCGGTGGGGCGCTTTCTTCGCGTATGA
- a CDS encoding alpha/beta fold hydrolase has product MDLMGGMQKAVRRVLVARGVQSSTVDVGGQSVHFYSLKGQGKGPPVVLVHGLGGSANGFGRTFFGLARRFSRVVAPDLPGHGFSTEYCGGQVCVRNQFEVLRAFVEQEVKQPAFVVGNSLGGAMSVNLAAEHPQWVRALALVAPAGAELPAEENTALLNAFTVRTPAEARAFTRRLFHQAPLPALLLAPELTRFYDTPTVKALTAEVMATRLSLEPQAVRNLSMPVLFLWGGSERLLPSRSLDWFRSNLPAHAQVRVVQGFGHVPQMERPDELVSHLVRFADASEL; this is encoded by the coding sequence ATGGACCTCATGGGTGGAATGCAGAAGGCGGTGCGGCGGGTGCTGGTGGCCCGAGGTGTCCAGTCTTCGACAGTCGACGTGGGGGGCCAGTCTGTCCACTTCTACTCACTGAAGGGGCAGGGCAAGGGGCCGCCGGTGGTGCTGGTGCATGGGCTGGGTGGCTCGGCGAATGGCTTCGGTCGGACGTTCTTCGGCCTCGCCAGGCGCTTCTCCCGCGTGGTGGCGCCGGACCTTCCAGGCCATGGCTTCTCCACGGAGTACTGCGGCGGGCAGGTCTGCGTGCGCAACCAGTTCGAGGTGCTGCGCGCGTTCGTGGAGCAGGAGGTGAAGCAGCCCGCCTTCGTCGTAGGCAACTCGCTGGGCGGCGCCATGTCCGTGAATCTGGCGGCGGAGCATCCCCAGTGGGTGCGCGCGCTGGCGCTGGTGGCTCCAGCGGGCGCGGAGCTGCCGGCCGAGGAGAACACGGCGCTGCTCAACGCGTTCACGGTGCGCACCCCCGCGGAGGCCCGGGCCTTCACCCGTCGCTTGTTCCATCAGGCGCCGCTGCCGGCGCTGCTGCTCGCGCCCGAGCTGACCCGCTTCTACGACACCCCGACGGTGAAGGCGCTCACCGCCGAGGTGATGGCGACTCGACTCAGCCTGGAGCCGCAGGCGGTGCGCAACCTGTCGATGCCGGTGCTGTTCCTCTGGGGTGGCAGTGAGCGGCTGTTGCCGTCGCGCTCGCTCGACTGGTTCCGTTCGAACCTTCCCGCGCATGCGCAGGTGCGCGTGGTGCAGGGGTTCGGGCACGTGCCCCAGATGGAGCGTCCAGACGAGCTCGTGTCGCACCTGGTGCGCTTCGCCGATGCGTCCGAGCTCTGA
- a CDS encoding DASS family sodium-coupled anion symporter has product MSEQPERRATTGQWVGRFAGPLAAALIYGIPSGLHTLPGLGHRPAAAAAVAAWMALWWFTEAVPMAWTAVLPVALFPLLGVFDTANPAVAVGRAALPFLDPYIFLFMGGMALGAGMEQWGLHRRIALLIMRAVGTGPERLLFGMLAATAAVSLWISNTATAVMMVPIGMALLTQLRTAEGRPLHHFGAALMLAVAYGSNIGGIGTKIGSPTNSVFAGVVSRRLGSDVGFVEYMIAALPFVLIFLPLTWAVLWRWARRDKMGPGQGGDVIAQELAQLGPISPGERTVGLVFLTAAVLWIFGDLLREVLAPWVALAFNGFKLGGKHYEAAVAMLGALTLILMGRLSLAALNRVPWDTLLLLGGGFALAAGIEASGLASWLTTRLSELETLPVLVQHGVVATATIVLSAIASNTATTNVMLNVLPASRPLLAVSTFAASCDFALPAGTPPNAIVFGSGVVRLPVMMRTGILLDVLAALVLMLYGATWVQWVLP; this is encoded by the coding sequence ATGAGCGAGCAGCCCGAGCGGCGTGCGACGACGGGACAGTGGGTGGGACGCTTCGCGGGGCCCCTGGCCGCCGCGCTCATCTACGGGATTCCCTCGGGACTCCACACCCTCCCGGGCCTGGGTCACCGCCCGGCCGCCGCCGCCGCGGTCGCCGCGTGGATGGCCCTCTGGTGGTTCACCGAGGCCGTCCCCATGGCCTGGACCGCGGTGCTCCCCGTCGCGCTGTTCCCCCTGCTGGGCGTGTTCGACACGGCGAACCCCGCCGTCGCCGTGGGCCGCGCCGCGCTCCCCTTCCTGGACCCGTACATCTTCCTCTTCATGGGCGGCATGGCCCTGGGCGCGGGCATGGAGCAGTGGGGACTGCACCGCAGAATCGCCCTGCTCATCATGCGTGCCGTCGGCACGGGGCCCGAACGGCTCCTGTTCGGAATGCTCGCGGCGACCGCGGCCGTGTCGCTCTGGATTTCCAACACGGCGACCGCGGTGATGATGGTGCCCATCGGCATGGCGCTGCTCACCCAGCTGCGCACCGCCGAGGGCCGCCCCCTGCATCACTTCGGCGCGGCGCTCATGCTCGCGGTGGCGTACGGCTCCAACATCGGCGGCATCGGCACCAAGATTGGCAGCCCCACCAACTCCGTCTTCGCGGGCGTGGTGTCGCGCCGGCTGGGCAGCGACGTGGGCTTCGTCGAGTACATGATTGCCGCCCTCCCCTTCGTCCTCATCTTCCTGCCGCTGACGTGGGCGGTGCTGTGGCGCTGGGCCCGCCGCGACAAGATGGGCCCGGGCCAGGGCGGAGACGTCATCGCCCAGGAACTGGCGCAGTTGGGGCCCATCTCGCCCGGAGAGCGCACGGTGGGGCTCGTGTTCCTCACCGCCGCGGTGCTGTGGATTTTCGGAGACCTGCTGCGGGAGGTGCTCGCGCCCTGGGTCGCGCTCGCGTTCAACGGCTTCAAGCTGGGCGGCAAGCACTACGAGGCCGCGGTGGCGATGCTCGGCGCGCTCACGCTGATTCTCATGGGGAGGCTGTCGCTCGCGGCGCTGAATCGGGTGCCGTGGGACACGCTGCTGCTCCTCGGCGGAGGCTTCGCGCTGGCGGCGGGCATCGAGGCCAGTGGCCTGGCCTCCTGGCTCACCACGCGCCTGTCCGAGCTGGAGACCCTGCCCGTGCTCGTCCAGCACGGCGTGGTCGCCACCGCCACCATCGTGCTGTCGGCCATCGCCTCCAACACGGCCACCACGAACGTCATGCTCAACGTCCTGCCGGCCTCACGGCCCCTGCTCGCGGTGAGCACCTTCGCGGCGTCGTGTGATTTCGCGCTGCCGGCGGGCACTCCGCCCAACGCCATCGTCTTCGGCAGCGGCGTGGTGCGCCTGCCGGTGATGATGCGCACCGGCATCCTCCTGGACGTGCTGGCGGCCCTGGTGTTGATGCTCTACGGGGCCACCTGGGTCCAGTGGGTCCTCCCCTAG
- a CDS encoding S41 family peptidase encodes MTGLPQPWRAALAALILVSGPSAADEKKDAGTHAPASSSERAEKGDATYRQLETFARVLSYVENNYVEAPNQERLIYGAIQGMLDTLDPHTVFMPPEVFREMKIDTSGEWGGLGIEIARKNDRIIVVAPIDDTPAARAGLKAGDELVGIDGESTRGMDVGRAMQKMRGPAGGRVLLSILRQGFSAPREIAIIRDHIRIISVEGELYGGIGHVKVKNFQERTDQYLRKELDRLRGLNGGKELRGLVLDLRNNPGGLLDEAVAMSDRFLPGNLPIVFTRGRDGRNSTEERSKDRDTEKNYPVVVLVNGGSASASEIVAGALQDHGRATLMGSPTFGKGSVQTVIELEDGSGLKLTIARYYTPKGRSIQERGITPDYVVPDEPGARPGREAPREKDLQRHFRAESSATNEPASPAPRGPPENLPKWETTAALKDYPLKVALEYLHGLSAAPGRPPARAEGR; translated from the coding sequence GTGACGGGTCTCCCTCAGCCGTGGCGCGCGGCGCTGGCCGCGCTCATCCTCGTGTCCGGACCCTCGGCCGCCGATGAGAAGAAGGACGCGGGGACTCATGCGCCCGCGTCGTCCTCGGAGCGCGCGGAGAAGGGCGACGCCACCTACCGCCAGCTGGAGACCTTCGCTCGCGTGCTCTCCTACGTGGAGAACAACTACGTGGAGGCGCCGAACCAGGAGCGGCTCATCTACGGCGCCATCCAGGGGATGCTCGACACGCTGGACCCGCACACCGTCTTCATGCCTCCGGAGGTCTTCCGCGAGATGAAGATTGATACGTCGGGCGAGTGGGGCGGGCTCGGCATCGAAATCGCGCGCAAGAACGACCGCATCATCGTCGTGGCGCCCATCGACGACACGCCCGCGGCACGCGCGGGGCTCAAGGCGGGCGACGAGCTGGTGGGCATCGACGGCGAGAGCACGCGGGGCATGGACGTGGGGCGGGCGATGCAGAAGATGCGCGGCCCCGCGGGCGGACGCGTGCTCCTGAGCATCCTGCGCCAGGGCTTCAGCGCGCCGCGCGAAATCGCCATCATCCGAGACCACATCCGCATCATCTCCGTGGAGGGCGAGCTCTACGGCGGCATCGGCCACGTGAAGGTGAAGAACTTCCAGGAGCGCACGGACCAGTACCTGCGCAAGGAGCTGGACCGGCTGCGAGGCCTCAACGGCGGCAAGGAGCTGCGCGGCCTGGTGCTGGACCTGCGCAACAACCCCGGGGGCCTGCTGGATGAAGCCGTGGCGATGAGCGACCGGTTCCTCCCGGGCAACCTGCCCATCGTCTTCACGCGTGGCAGGGACGGCCGCAACTCCACCGAGGAGCGCAGCAAGGACCGCGATACGGAGAAGAATTATCCGGTGGTGGTGTTGGTGAACGGTGGCAGCGCCTCCGCGTCGGAAATCGTGGCGGGCGCGCTCCAGGACCATGGCCGGGCCACGCTGATGGGCTCGCCCACCTTCGGCAAGGGCAGCGTCCAGACGGTCATCGAGCTGGAGGATGGCTCGGGGCTGAAGCTGACCATCGCGCGCTACTACACGCCCAAGGGCCGCAGCATCCAGGAGCGGGGCATCACTCCGGACTACGTCGTACCGGACGAGCCCGGGGCCAGGCCGGGGCGCGAGGCGCCTCGTGAGAAGGACCTCCAGCGTCACTTCCGCGCCGAGTCCTCCGCCACCAACGAGCCCGCATCGCCCGCGCCGCGGGGCCCGCCGGAGAACCTGCCGAAGTGGGAGACCACCGCGGCGCTGAAGGACTACCCGCTCAAGGTCGCGCTCGAGTATCTCCATGGCCTCTCGGCTGCCCCAGGGCGGCCTCCGGCGCGAGCCGAGGGTCGGTAG
- a CDS encoding murein hydrolase activator EnvC family protein, whose protein sequence is MSRALVLAVALVLMGLPARAQKLEEAEQAALREKLAAQRATLALVESKKLSVLEGLELMEEMVSFSRRRVRALESDLAVFRKRVILAEREEALLREALRVQLRRLSPRLRTLYRVMRRRPLEVLLSAEDFAALVWRARALEASMSGDLELLRGVQRVAHLQRQSTRELKRLQASLATRVSFLQEQERLARAQREALEEVVGSLAGEAELARRAVKELEHADAELTQVVRELKEAPATHGFGALRGKLPQPTRGIVEVGFGKVVNPRFNTVTVQKGLDIRAAMGAPVQAVADGTVVYSGSLRGYGNLLILDHGDGYHTLMAHLSSITPGLGESVSAGEVVGEVGDTGSLKGAYLYFEVRKAGQAVDPAPWLAPVP, encoded by the coding sequence ATGAGCCGCGCTCTTGTCCTCGCCGTGGCGCTGGTGCTGATGGGGCTTCCGGCGCGCGCACAGAAGCTGGAGGAGGCGGAGCAGGCCGCCTTGCGCGAGAAGCTCGCCGCGCAGCGCGCGACGCTGGCGCTGGTGGAGTCCAAGAAGCTCAGCGTGCTCGAGGGCCTGGAGCTGATGGAGGAGATGGTCTCCTTCTCCCGTCGGCGCGTCCGTGCGTTGGAGTCGGACCTGGCGGTGTTCCGCAAGCGCGTCATCCTGGCCGAGCGCGAGGAGGCGCTCCTGCGCGAGGCGCTGCGCGTCCAGCTTCGGCGGCTGTCTCCGCGCCTGCGCACGCTCTACCGCGTCATGCGCCGCCGCCCGCTGGAGGTGCTGCTGTCGGCGGAGGACTTCGCCGCGCTGGTGTGGCGCGCCCGAGCGCTGGAGGCGAGCATGTCCGGCGACCTGGAGCTGCTGCGCGGTGTGCAGCGCGTGGCGCATCTTCAGCGGCAGTCCACCCGCGAGCTGAAGCGGCTGCAAGCGTCGCTCGCCACGCGGGTCTCGTTCCTTCAGGAGCAGGAGCGGCTGGCCCGGGCGCAGCGCGAGGCGCTCGAGGAGGTGGTGGGCTCGCTCGCGGGTGAAGCGGAACTCGCGCGTCGCGCGGTGAAGGAGCTGGAGCACGCCGACGCGGAGCTCACTCAAGTGGTTCGCGAGCTGAAGGAGGCTCCCGCCACGCATGGCTTCGGCGCGCTTCGCGGCAAGCTGCCGCAGCCCACGCGCGGCATCGTCGAGGTGGGCTTCGGCAAGGTCGTCAACCCGCGCTTCAACACCGTCACCGTGCAGAAGGGCTTGGACATCCGCGCCGCCATGGGCGCCCCCGTCCAGGCCGTGGCGGATGGCACCGTCGTCTACTCGGGCTCGCTCCGGGGCTACGGCAACCTGCTCATCCTCGACCACGGCGACGGCTACCACACGCTCATGGCCCACCTGTCATCCATCACCCCGGGGCTCGGCGAGTCGGTGTCCGCGGGCGAGGTCGTGGGCGAAGTGGGGGACACGGGCTCGCTCAAGGGCGCGTATCTCTACTTCGAGGTCCGCAAGGCCGGGCAGGCCGTGGACCCCGCACCGTGGTTGGCGCCCGTCCCCTGA